GAAGCGCTCCTCACCAAAGTGCCCCTTCAAGAAGGCGCCGAGCGGCATCGCGCCCGAACCACTGAGATGCTCCGAGAGGAACGTCTCCAGCGCGTCCGCGAACGCCTCCGCGGTGGGGTAGCGGTCCTCCGGCTTGAAGGCCATGGCCTTCAGGAGGATGGCCTCCAGTTCCTCGGGCAAGTCCGGCCGCAGCTCGCGCGGCGGCTTGAGCTCGCCCTGCAGCAGCGCGTTGAGCACCGCCAGGTCGTTCTCCCGGGAGAAGGGCCGCACATGGGTGAGCGCCTCGTACAGGCTCACGCCCAGCGCGAAGATGTCCGCGCGGCGGTCCACCTCCTTGCCGCGCGCCTGCTCCGGCGCCATGTACATGTACTTGCCCTTCACCACGCCAGTGCGCGTGTTGACGAGCCGCGACTCGGCCTTGGCGATGCCGAAGTCCAGCACCTTCACCTGCCCCTGGTACGTCAGGTACAGGTTCGACGGAGAGATGTCGCGGTGGACGACGTTCAGCGGCTGCCCGGCCTCGTTGGTGAACTCGTGCGCGAAGTGCAGGCCGCGCGCCGCGTCGATGAGGACGCGGAGCACGACGGGGAGCGGCACGTAGTGGCGCTTGCGTCCGGCCAGCCGCAACGTCGTGGAGAAGTCCTCGCCCGCGAGGTACTCCATGCAGATGTAGTAACAGCCCTCCGCGAAGCCCAGCTCCTGAATCTGCACGATGTTCGGATGGGCCAGCTTCGCCGCCAGCCGCGCCTCGTCCCGGAACATCTCCACGAAGTCGGGGTTGTTCGTCAGGTGCGGCAGCATCCGCTTGATGACGACGTTGCGCTCGAAGCCGTCCGCGCCCAGCAACTTGGCGAGGAAGATTTCCGCCATGCCGCCTTCGGCCAGCTTTCGCACGAGCACGTACGGGCCATAAGGCTGAAGCAGGGGCACAAGGCCCGCTTCCGTCACAGGCAGGGTCGTCTGGGGGGGGGACATCCTCACGGCCCTCGCTGTTTCAGAGTGCGCACCGTATGGACCGCCGGGGCACCAGGACGCGTCATCTTAAACACCAATACGGGCGGCGAGCCCACCGGCTCCACCCAGGTGTTGAACCGGTGTTTGCCATCCAGCGCCACCGGGCGTCCATTGATGGACAGGCGGGCGTCCACAGGTGCGACACCGGCCGCGCGCACCTTCGCGCCCGCGGCCTGCCCGTTGCGCGGTGTGGACACCATGAGCACCGGCACCGAGTTGTCGTAGACCAGTTCCAGCTTGTTCATCCGTCCCCCCTTGAGCTGTGCACCCGTGGCGGAAAGCGGC
This Myxococcus xanthus DNA region includes the following protein-coding sequences:
- a CDS encoding protein kinase domain-containing protein — translated: MSPPQTTLPVTEAGLVPLLQPYGPYVLVRKLAEGGMAEIFLAKLLGADGFERNVVIKRMLPHLTNNPDFVEMFRDEARLAAKLAHPNIVQIQELGFAEGCYYICMEYLAGEDFSTTLRLAGRKRHYVPLPVVLRVLIDAARGLHFAHEFTNEAGQPLNVVHRDISPSNLYLTYQGQVKVLDFGIAKAESRLVNTRTGVVKGKYMYMAPEQARGKEVDRRADIFALGVSLYEALTHVRPFSRENDLAVLNALLQGELKPPRELRPDLPEELEAILLKAMAFKPEDRYPTAEAFADALETFLSEHLSGSGAMPLGAFLKGHFGEERFTERSRIPTLATLTATYGGAAAGAQGQAPGAEPHGTNLYGVLAREGDATSAQRPGMSMRPSSPGVPAHGAASRGSTSPESAPTAGGRRWRTLAVGLAGGLMLAAAGIVGYRQWMTTPASVSLVPATVPVVEAVAPEAAAAQVGAPMEAVAPVGAAAQAGSLTDAVANGAGGDVGETDSAQLSVDAAGVTETDEAGLAGAASDVEAEADEEGADAAPVRSKKASSQKRVTLGIDDVQRVVSRGRARITTCFERYKADLPSSQGEVQVQLTIVSSGKVRAGTRGPLASSGVGRCLEAQAERLRFPPHRDQEVTVVMPFSWRVTQ